A stretch of the Panicum virgatum strain AP13 chromosome 9N, P.virgatum_v5, whole genome shotgun sequence genome encodes the following:
- the LOC120687589 gene encoding BTB/POZ and MATH domain-containing protein 2-like, producing the protein MSISASSVGSSGAPPQPSSRSSITAAAATGKHQLKIDSYSLTTAVPRGAHIKSSNFQAAGYSWYINYFPNGCGHLLKRARGYVSLQLVLDGVSADGAVKAQFTLSLLNQTGQPAPETVRKSPVHKLAGGWWFYRFIKKEELERPVRGLLRDDGFTLQCEVVVLNRFRAVKTAPFVEVPPPDLPRHLGELLLSGEASDVTLQAGGVRFHAHRCVLAARSPVFKAELLGSMKEGTSNCDIHIEDMEPRVFKAVLQFMYTDALPEVDKKEEAAMSQHLLEAADRFNLQRLKLLCEDRLCGCIDTGSVVTTLVLAEQHGCQGLKEKCFEFLKSTSLSAVMATDGFNHLASSCPTVLDELTSKLTLH; encoded by the coding sequence ATGTCGATCTCGGCCTCGTCCgtcggcagcagcggcgcgcccCCGCAGCCTTCGTCCCGCTCCTccatcaccgccgccgcggccaccgggAAGCACCAGCTCAAGATCGACAGCTACTCCCTCACCACGGCGGTGCCCCGCGGCGCCCACATCAAGTCCTCCAATTTCCAGGCCGCCGGCTACAGCTGGTACATCAACTACTTCCCCAACGGCTGCGGCCACCTGCTCAAGCGCGCCCGCGGCTACGTCTCCCTGCAGCTCGTCCTCGACGGCGTCTCCGCTGACGGGGCCGTCAAGGCGCAGTTCACTCTCTCCCTGCTCAACCAAACCGGCCAGCCGGCCCCGGAAACCGTACGCAAGAGCCCCGTGCATAAGCTCGCCGGGGGGTGGTGGTTCTACAGGTTCATCAAGAAGGAGGAGCTGGAGCGCCCCGTCCGCGGGCTCCTCAGGGACGACGGCTTCACGCTCCAGTGCGAGGTCGTCGTGCTCAACAGGTTCCGCGCGGTGAAGACGGCTCCCTTCGTGGAGGTGCCGCCGCCCGACCTGCCGCGCCACCTTGGGGAGCTGCTCTTGAGCGGGGAGGCCTCAGACGTCACGCTCCAGGCCGGCGGGGTGAGGTTCCATGCTCACCGGTGCGTGCTCGCTGCACGGTCGCCGGTCTTCAAGGCGGAGCTCCTCGGCTCCATGAAGGAGGGTACCAGCAACTGCGACATACACATCGAGGACATGGAACCACGCGTGTTCAAGGCCGTGCTGCAGTTCATGTACACCGACGCACTGCCGGAGGTGGACAAGAAAGAGGAAGCCGCCATGTCGCAGCATTTGCTTGAAGCGGCCGACAGGTTTAACCTCCAGAGGCTGAAGCTCTTGTGCGAAGACAGGCTGTGCGGGTGCATTGACACAGGCTCGGTAGTGACCACCCTCGTGCTGGCTGAGCAGCACGGCTGTCAGGGGCTCAAGGAGAAATGCTTCGAGTTCCTCAAGTCCACAAGTCTGAGTGCGGTCATGGCAACAGATGGCTTCAACCACCTGGCAAGTAGCTGCCCCACCGTGCTGGACGAACTCACGTCCAAGCTCACTCTTCACTGA